One segment of Manduca sexta isolate Smith_Timp_Sample1 chromosome 27, JHU_Msex_v1.0, whole genome shotgun sequence DNA contains the following:
- the LOC119190843 gene encoding tyrosine-protein kinase Abl-like: MAGDGLITQLLYPAPKRSKPTVFPLAPPDHWEIDRTDIVMKHKLGGGQYGDVYEAAWKRGNITVAVKTLKDDTMALKDFLEEAAIMKEMRHPNLVQLLGVCTREPPFYIITEFMSRGNLLDYLRSGSRECVPGAVVLMYMATQIASGMSYLESRSFIHRDLAARNCLVGENHLVKVADFGLARLMRDDTYTAHAGAKFPIKWTAPEGLAYNTFSTKSDVWAFGILLWEIATYGMSPYPGVDLADVYHMLEKGYRMECPPGCPAAVYELMRGCWQWNASDRPTFRDIHHALEHMFQDNSITDEVEKQLQEGSAGGSSGTPQMSLKKGSVGGGGAAGCAGAAGVAGSSGGGDARAVQMRRPTNRRGKQAPTPPKRTSLLSSCSSFRESQYAAEEHGPPEDSLASLNGGSRGGVGGAGAGGGREASSEGSLAEATPDTDESAGTEHRHRAKRRHHHAPPPPHDLQPKGVQVAALAVENVKRAINRYGTLPKGARIGAYLESLRQSGGGGGAAAGGASVAGAGGGRDCAPDEVRSLSPRTARAQPHMIRSNSSGGVTAPAPASPRASRAAPALRSFTGSPAKPRPRIAELEFPPPPPDLPPPPEDAQPPPPPPPPDCCRDAGTDMADTLQDIPTLDDKPAKQTMKEMLELKLVAEIKERADKKKQKLKESPPAEESFEVQPSFGDPVTRLVSELSESLNMEALRRADRKDGPRPAEDAKEIVSPIDLKAGLRKTLYNNSVDHKKTDLEAKASTDFKSQLKKVDTNKKTVCLTKDNEESSRSIIDFKSRLRKVDGGSPATNGTKKPEQASPEDKDGLKKHAGRSEETDRKRSESGSLDIGEEDDKRRSTGSISSLKKLWESKENDERLSPKMRSRGEPDSEEPSPEERGGGAGRTRRDDKPSVPSKPAGVRKAAGKGGIYATPLAAAPPDESDDADHLAALRVSLDVCTNEVRRGCGGGGRGSLWRLQTSERLSRLSGACGAAAASARCAPQLRLQLRAAAARLEAEARALASPAPHHHHLADAVEQALKELANIVHR, from the exons ATGGCTGGCGACGGGCTGATCACGCAGCTGCTGTACCCGGCGCCGAAGCGGTCCAAGCCGACGGTGTTCCCGCTCGCGCCGCCCGACCACTGGGAGATCGACCGCACGGACATTGTGATGAAACACAAGCTCGGCGGCGGCCAGTACGGCGACGTGTACGAGGCCGCTTGGAAGCGCGGCAACATCACG GTGGCGGTGAAGACGCTGAAGGACGACACGATGGCGCTGAAAGACTTCCTGGAGGAGGCGGCGATTATGAAGGAGATGCGGCACCCGAACCTGGTGCAGCTGCTGGGCGTGTGCACGCGCGAGCCGCCCTTCTACATCATCACGGAGTTCATGTCGCGCGGCAACCTGCTGGACTACCTGCGCTCCGGCAGCCGCGAGTGCGTTCCCGGCGCCGTGGTGCTCATGTACATGGCCACGCAGATCGCCTCCGGCATGAGCTACCTCGAAAGCCGCTCCTTCATACACCG AGACTTGGCGGCACGGAATTGCTTAGTTGGCGAGAACCACCTCGTGAAGGTGGCGGACTTCGGGCTAGCCCGGCTGATGCGCGACGACACGTACACAGCCCACGCGGGCGCCAAGTTCCCCATCAAGTGGACGGCGCCGGAGGGGCTCGCCTACAACACGTTCAGCACGAAGTCCGACGTGTGGGCGTTCGGGATCTTGCTGTGGGAGATCGCCACCTACGGCATGTCTCCGTACCCGGGCGTCGATCTCGCCGACGTCTACCACATGCTCGAGAAG GGATACCGCATGGAGTGTCCGCCGGGCTGCCCAGCGGCGGTGTACGAGCTGATGCGCGGCTGCTGGCAGTGGAATGCCTCCGACCGGCCCACCTTCCGCGACATCCATCATGCGCTCGAGCATATGTTCCAGGACAACTCGATCACCGACG AAGTGGAGAAGCAGCTGCAGGAGGGCAGCGCGGGGGGTTCGTCGGGCACGCCGCAGATGTCGCTGAAGAAGGGGAGCGTggggggcggcggcgcggcggggtgCGCAGGCGCCGCGGGCGTGGCGGGGTCCAGCGGCGGCGGCGACGCGCGCGCCGTGCAGATGCGTCGCCCGACCAATCGCAGGGGCAAGCAGGCGCCCACGCCGCCCAAGCGTACCAG TCTGTTGTCATCGTGCTCGTCGTTCCGCGAGTCGCAGTACGCGGCGGAGGAGCATGGCCCGCCGGAGGACTCACTAGCCTCACTCAATG GCGGCAGCCGCGGCGGGGTCGGCGGCgcaggcgcgggcggcggcagAGAAGCATCCTCGGAGGGCTCGCTGGCGGAGGCGACGCCCGACACGGACGAGTCGGCCGGCACCGAGCACCGACACCGAGCCAAGCGCCGACACCACCACGCGCCGCCTCCCCCTCACGATCTGCAGCCAAAG GGGGTGCAAGTCGCCGCGCTCGCCGTAGAGAACGTTAAGCGTGCGATCAACAGATACGGCACGCTCCCCAAAGGTGCGCGCATCGGCGCCTACTTGGAGTCCCTGAGACAgagcggcggcggcggaggcgCGGCGGCGGGGGGCGCGAGCGTCgccggcgcgggcggcgggcgcgacTGCGCGCCCGACGAGGTGCGCTCGCTGTCTCCGCGCACCGCCCGCGCACAGCCGCACATGATACGCTCTAACTCGTCGGGGGGCGtcaccgcgcccgcgcccgcctccCCGCGCGCCTCCCGCGCTGCACCAGCGTTGCGCTCCTTCACGGGCAGTCCGGCCAAACCTCGGCCTCGTATTGCCGAACTGGAATTCCCACCTCCTCCGCCAGACCTGCCGCCCCCGCCGGAAGACGCGCAGCCCCCGCCGCCACCCCCACCACCCGATTGCTGCCGCGACGCTGGCACCGATATGGCAGACACGCTACAGGATATACCCACACTGGACGACAAGCCCGCCAAACAGACCATGAAGGAAATGCTTGAACTCAAACTGGTCGCTGAGATTAAAGAACGCGCCgacaagaaaaaacaaaaattaaaagagTCTCCACCGGCCGAAGAGTCGTTTGAAGTGCAGCCTTCATTTGGCGACCCGGTGACACGACTTGTGTCCGAACTGTCGGAAAGCCTCAACATGGAGGCGCTGCGTCGCGCCGACAGGAAGGATGGCCCGCGCCCCGCCGAGGACGCCAAGGAGATCGTCTCTCCGATCGACCTTAAGGCGGGCCTCAGGAAGACCCTCTACAACAACAGCGTCGATCACAAAAAGACCGATTTGGAGGCTAAAGCGAGTACTGATTTTAAATCGCAGTTAAAGAAAGTAGacactaataaaaaaactgtttgcCTCACAAAGGACAACGAAGAATCGAGCCGATcaattatagattttaaatcgCGTTTACGGAAAGTAGACGGTGGCAGTCCGGCGACCAACGGCACCAAGAAACCGGAGCAAGCCTCGCCTGAAGACAAGGACGGTCTCAAAAAGCACGCCGGGAGGAGCGAAGAGACGGACAGGAAGCGCAGCGAAAGCGGTTCACTCGACATCGGCGAGGAGGACGACAAGCGGCGCAGTACCGGCAGCATCAGCAGCCTCAAGAAGCTCTGGGAGAGCAAAGAGAACGATGAACGGCTCAGTCCCAAGATGCGATCGCGCGGCGAGCCCGACAGCGAGGAGCCGTCCCCCGaggagcgcggcggcggcgcgggcagGACGCGCCGCGACGACAAGCCCAGCGTGCCGAGCAAGCCGGCGGGCGTGCGCAAGGCGGCCGGCAAAGGCGGCATCTACGCCACGCCGcttgccgccgcgccgcccgacgAATCCGACGACGCCGACCACCTCGCCGCGCTGCGCGTCTCGCTCGACGTCTGCACCAACGAA GTGCGTCGCgggtgcggcggcggcgggcgcggctcgCTGTGGCGGCTGCAGACATCAGAGCGGCTGTCGCGGCtgagcggcgcgtgcggcgcggcggccgcgtCCGCGCGCTGCGCGCCCCAGTTGCGACTGCagctgcgcgccgccgccgccaggcTCGAGGCGGAGGCTCGCGCGCTCGCCTCGCCCGCGCCACACCATCACCACCTCGCCGACGCCGTCGAACAGGCGCTCAAGGAACTCGCCAACATTGTGCACAG GTAA
- the LOC115441416 gene encoding uncharacterized protein LOC115441416, with product MSALASLARFTLCALLLSGDVLGKHKKVKPKKFVSPTTKGIQCYNCLSFDHPGCWDPDHPDFANITVPNIDCYIPGMAFLCIVITSESAKLVETGQEIGPVRARTCVPAKDFSKKTVSYSMCSKLSKELSASEIFSRIAVSRPQCTLCKKHLCTDASHC from the exons ATGAGCGCCCTCGCCTCCCTCGCCCGCTTCACCCTCTGCGCGCTGCTCCTCTCCGGCGACGTGCTCG GAAAACATAAGAAAGTGAAGCCAAAGAAGTTTGTGTCGCCGACGACAAAGGGCATTCAGTGCTATAACTGTCTGTCGTTTGATCACCCGGGGTGCTGGGACCCCGACCACCCGGATTTCGCCAACATTACC GTTCCGAACATAGACTGCTACATCCCAGGGATGGCCTTCCTATGCATCGTCATCACATCCGAGTCGGCCAAGCTGG TGGAAACGGGCCAGGAGATCGGCCCCGTGCGCGCGCGCACCTGCGTGCCCGCCAAGGACTTCTCTAAGAAGACTGTATCATACTCCATGTGCAGCAAACTCAGCAAGGAGCTGTCTGCCTCCGAGATATTCTCGCGCATCGCAGTCAGTCGGCCGCAGTGCACGCTCTGCAAGAAACACCTGTGCACGGACGCGTCGCACTGCTAG